GTTTTCAACGCTGGCTATAAGGCAAGAAGCAGCCTGAGAAAGAAGCTACAGAAGTGTGAATAAGTCAGAAAAAGGAGTTCAAGATTCAGTAACCCCACAATCACATCTTCCTGATTTGATGAATATTTTGCCTTGAAATTGACCTACTCATCCCTTAATTCAGAGAAAGGACACTAGCATATCGAACACTCTATCGCGAGTAACAAGAAAGTTTCTTGGTTGATAGCTTCACAGCCAAAGAAGCTACCCCACACTAGAGTTTTCTACTTCATGTTCGATGGAAACAAGCTAAAACTTCCATTGTCACTCATTAGTAATCTCCATTTGTGTTCGCCATACAAACCCCATCACAGCACACTAACAAAATCCgccagttccgcacaaatacaaAGACGATCTCGGCTCCCATCACTCTAAATGTTACCAACTCTCTAGCTCAAATCCAGCACCATGGTTTCACTATCTTCAACCACAATTACTGTCTGCTGAAGAAATCCATCGGTTAGATTTCACTTCGCCACTCCTTTAGACTGCCCTCAGAAGTTACACTCGATAATCACCTGATATAATTCATATAAGAGATATAAGGAACTACATGCAGTACCTAGAAATTTAGGCAGGACACAGCCCGAGAGACCCTTcatcataaaagaaaaaggggaaaaagtatGGAGCAGTGTTAAATATGGGATTTGTCTATGTAGATAGCTGGTAAAAATAGCTTTGGTAATGGCGTTGACATTTTGCCTGTTAACCAGCAAAGATGCTCTTTCAGAAGGAGAGCCATGGAGTCTTCcccattagagcatctccaaaacAAAGTAATCTCTCATTAAAGATTGGCTCTTCAACAAAGTAATCACTCATTAGTTGCTCATTCGCGCCGACTATATATCGAGGGATGTGTCGGTAACCACTTGAAGAGCCACCATGTTTGCTTTGACGGCTTGATACATACTCCGATGCCACCAAAGTGACAAATTTTCTTCTACGATCATCATCGTCATCTAACAGAGAGTCAAAATCTCCTCTtagaattgcatttttttaactTGCTCATTGTTTTGTGTGTTGTTTATTCAACAAATGAATTGTTTATTTATAGAGTTTCAACAAATTAGGTAGGGAaggatagataaaaaaaattaggtaggGACATGAGGTAGATAAAAAAGTAGGTACGAGAGGTAGACAAAAAATTAGGTAGAGCCCTAAAATCGTAGATAAAAAATTAGGTAGAGCCCTAAAATCGTGGTTAGAAGGTGGTTAGACAATAGATAAAAAATTAGGTAGAGCCCTAAAATCGTGGTTAGACGATAGTtgaagtatataaaaaaaattaattgatatttcaaaaattagttataaaaaaaggtGGTTGAAAATAGTTAAGGAAAGGTGCCAAATTTTGGCTCCCCCACCATTGGAGTAGTTTGGCCAAATTAGGGTGCCAAGAGCACTGTAGCATGCCAAATTTGGCTTTGGCGCCCACAAAATGGCACCCACCATTGGAGACGCTCTTAACAACTTAAAAAAGACTAGGCAAGACATAATGAAGCCAAAAGCCCCGACTTCTAAAACCACACAACACCGTGTGCTGCTAAAACAAACACAATAAACAACAGCGGCAATGTTCAACTCAACAGGGCATCAAAATCGAAAGGACCAAGAGAAATCTGATTTACATTTGTTTATACATTAACGAATTTTATTACTTGCTCCACAGAAGTGCAAGTTCATGatacaaacaaaccaaaaaagaacCAAGAAAGAGCTCAAGATACACATTGACAACATGCAATGCACCATCCTTGACAATAGAATGAAAAATATTGTTACTGCTGTCATAAACCAGATAAAGAGACCGGTGAAACGCAGCACCATACAACTTCATAAACTTGGATATACAAGTGTATAGATTACGATTAAGCACTAAATCAGGCGATCTCAAGAGAATGAGCGGATCTCTCTGGAATACTCTTCTTGTCTCGATCTCCCAACATTCGCAAGTCAGCCAATTTGCTTCAGACAGGTTCTATATCTGACCCTGCTTTAGCATTTTAATTCTTTCCAAGGAAATAACGGCAGCAATGTAGAACATCTTATGAAATGGGCTTCAACATTGTATGAAATGGGCAATTACAGTAGAACTTCAACGAAAGAGACACCACTCTACAAAGAGGATGCAGCACGATCTGAATCTATCATGGATTTTATGTAGAATTCACCCGCCTTGTACGAGGACCTGACCATGGGACCAGATGCCACATACCGGAATCCCTGCCAAATTTCAACCATACATTAGAAATGGAGATGTAGAAATGACAAATGGTAGCAATAAgtaggaaaacaaaataaatatccTCAACTCTTCTGCGTGCTTATTAAGTTGTAAATGAATGGTAAGAGTACCAAATGAGATGATATTCGAGCTTGGTCGCTATATGTTGGCTCTAAGAAAATATGCTTGGAAGCATAATGTTGCAAGTTACAGAATATATTACTCCATTTAGAGTCTCATTCTTATGTCTTCCTCTCTTAATTATGGTAACTTGGTAAGGCtaagaacaacaacaaaaagttCAGAGGCAATTGAGTGTGAGAATCTGGACATGAGTCAGCTCCCTTTGCATGTGTTGCTCGAGTTCCTAGACAAGAAAACCGAGCAAAGCTATCACTTTATATTTGGCCTATTTACGCTTGGGTGATCAAGTTAGGGATTTATCAACATTTTACTAGTAGGTTTTAGCCAAGGGTACTTTGGAAGGTTTCAGATAACTAAAACAAGATCTGCAATATGGGTCTATCGGGTCATGACAACCAGATTGTGTGATTGAGTAACTAATCACTACACATTGAACTGTGCATTCGGCCTAAAATCACTAGTTAGTCAAAGTTTCATAATTACCTATTCTAGAGCACAAATCCTAGCATATGTAGTTGAACTTTAGTGAGTTTTGAATGGTGTTTATGGAGATTCTTCAAAAGATGAAGTCTTCTTCTTACTATCATCCTCTCGACAAAATGCAGAATCACTATTCTAGCAAATTGCACATGGCCTATGACACCTAGACTAGGCATATGGTATCATGTGTTGGTATATGTCCAAGTGCACGGTTCATCTAATTTCCATGCCCAAGGCAAAATGGACCTGAGAAACTAATACTTTTAATCGCTAGGGCAAAACTGTGCTTACAAACTCAGAATAAAGTAGGAGAAAATCCACTCAAATGAAACCTGTGGCCCACAGAACATCAAAGATATGATCCAACTAGCAACAGAAGTCTAAAGACACGACCCTATAGCACTTGGCCACATGTATaataaaaactaaactaatAGTGGATCTCCAACAAACAAGATTTGTTTTGTATTTGCACTTATGGGTGTAGCATAATGGTCATAGCTAGTCCCGAGTCCAGCTTAAGAAGAATGACACTCACAACTAGCTGTTTAGCCAGAGAAGGTATAAATAACATTAAGTACTTCACATAGATATATCCCTTCTGTAAGCATTCAGACAATTTGTGGTTTGAtctattgaaaaatatatatgagtGGAAAAATGTGAGGGAGGGCGGCTGTCCTACCAGCCAGGCACATCCTACTAGTCACCAGAGTAGGAAATCCCAACGACACAATGTAATagcctggaaaaaaaaaaaaaaacttttctgcTAAAACTGCTAGAGCAAACATCACAAGCGAGTAACCTTCAAGGACCAGTTTGACCAAATATCAAGATCATATATTCTCGAAACTGAAAGGATAGGAACAAACCATTTCCATGCCAAGAGTTCGATACTTCTCAAACGCCTCAGGCGTTATGTATTCAGATACTGGCATGTGGCGCTTTGATGGTCTCATATACTGACCAAATGTCATCACATCTACACCTGCTGCCCTCACCTTCTCCATTGTTTTCACCACTTGTTCAGGTGTTTCCCCACACCCCAACATTATTGAAGTTTTTGTAAGTGTGCCGGCAGGAGCATGGTCTTTGGCCATCATTAAAACATCTATGGATTGTTTAAAATTAGCACGGTGATCTCTTACTGCATTCTGAAGCTCTTCTACCGTTTCAATGTTATGAGCAAAAACATCTAATCCTGATTTTGCAACTTTTTCTACACAGCTGGGGTCTCCTCGAAAATCAGGAACTGCACAGTCATAATCAAACCAGCATTTAAAACCGAAGCAATAAATGTACGAATATGGGTGAATCGATGATGCATCTGAACtattgtcattttttcatatttaCTTCAATATAAAGTAGCAGTCATGTTTTCTTAATGCATCAAatagaccaaaaatgcaaaagtACCTTGCTAAACTTAAAAGCTACTGCATTAATCCAGTTCTCAGCTTATAGCCCCCATGTTTTCGTAACATAAGGTAATGGTTTAGTGATCCAACAGTCTATATGTAGCGATATAGCGTGCAAGCCAGACTCAAATACTACTACATACTTTCTGAATCGATGTCACAACTGAAAATGCGTACTTTGAACATTCCCTGGAGGCGGGTAAGTTAAATTAAACCACATATTGTAGGAGAACAATGATTCATACCCAAGGCTTCAATAAGCATTTCTGGCTTCAACTTCTTCAATTTCTGCACTGTCTCAGTAAAATGACCGCTTCCTTGATCGGGTAAATCATCACGGTCAACACTAGTAATCACCACGTAGTCCAAACCCCACGACACAATTGCCTCAGCTACATTTGACGGTTCATTTGGATCTGGAGGAGGGGGAGTCCGCGACGTCTTCACGTTGCAAAACCTGAAAAGTTCCGATCGTCATTGGGGTTGGACGAAAATTGtgttgggttttgcccatgtgatattgaaaaagaaaaaggaaataattatggttggtttgttttttaattgGTTTGGTGGTGCAGCAGTGAAATGGGTTGGCTGTTTGGCTCTAGAATCCTCTCTTTAATTAGCCGGCTATGCTTGGAAAGTCCCAAGGAGCATTTGTGGCTAGTTCAAGATATATCTCGGCAGATGAAGAGGCGTGTGCCAGCTTTTGTCAAGCCTATTAATAGGCTAACTGAGCCGTGTGtgataagtgaggaaaaaaaacagagaaccaAGAGAAAAGTCAAGTGTGCTGTgtgagtggaaaaaaaaaagggcagaGAGCAAAATTGTGTGAGAATATTGGTGAGTGTGGGAGAGATAAAAATATCAAGAGCTTGAGAGCTAGAGTAGGGTATTTTGTATCTCATTGTACTCATTCAATATTAGTGGAAGTTTTTCTCtctccgtggacgtacccgagtttggggaaccacgtaataTTGTGTCTCTTTTGTGTGATTGTTTTACGTTACGCTTCCGTTGTGTGGGTGACCGGGTATTTTACCCAACAAATTGCATTGTACAAAGAGGGCTTGAGTCAACCCT
The sequence above is drawn from the Rhododendron vialii isolate Sample 1 chromosome 6a, ASM3025357v1 genome and encodes:
- the LOC131329021 gene encoding lipoyl synthase 2, mitochondrial; translation: MHSRFTSLTRSLKSNPHHHPTLLSLSTLLSPPHPFSSSSSSPSTPSPPPHHHPQTLESLRHRLAVESPTLTDFIRLQSSDDYSVEVGTRKNPLPKPKWMKEAVPGGEKYTQIKKKLRELKLHTVCEEARCPNLGECWSGGETGTATATIMILGDTCTRGCRFCNVKTSRTPPPPDPNEPSNVAEAIVSWGLDYVVITSVDRDDLPDQGSGHFTETVQKLKKLKPEMLIEALVPDFRGDPSCVEKVAKSGLDVFAHNIETVEELQNAVRDHRANFKQSIDVLMMAKDHAPAGTLTKTSIMLGCGETPEQVVKTMEKVRAAGVDVMTFGQYMRPSKRHMPVSEYITPEAFEKYRTLGMEMGFRYVASGPMVRSSYKAGEFYIKSMIDSDRAASSL